A section of the Asticcacaulis sp. EMRT-3 genome encodes:
- a CDS encoding IS3 family transposase (programmed frameshift), producing the protein MKDEKKTLGGRGRHAGVTPEFRAEAVRLVETSGRSVAAIAEDLGIGKSTLTRWLTQHREADLLSGPHSDVSKELARLRKENEILRQERDLLKKAAAFFGAGDHEMIFRVIDAEKATVPVRRSCALFGVSMSGFYAWKGRAPSRRQKDDLVLLAHIRSQFATSHETYGSPRMTVELQEDGVEVGRHRVARLMRDNGLKALQTRRYKKTTDSHHGGPVAPNILDQDFEASAPDQKWGVDISYIWTAEGWLYLAIVLDLYSRRIIGWSVSDRLKKDLALNALQRAIAIRRPPRGVIHHSDRGSQYCSEAYQKLLTGRGFILSMSGKGNCYDNAMVETVFKTIKSELIWRTAYRSRQQAEAEISQYIDGFYNPRRRHSALGYMSPIQFESTALKLAA; encoded by the exons ATGAAGGACGAGAAGAAGACATTAGGCGGGCGTGGTCGCCATGCTGGTGTGACGCCGGAGTTCCGTGCTGAGGCTGTGCGTCTTGTTGAGACGAGTGGCCGATCTGTTGCCGCAATTGCAGAAGATCTGGGTATTGGAAAATCGACGCTGACGCGCTGGCTGACGCAACATCGGGAGGCCGATCTTTTGTCGGGGCCGCACTCAGACGTCAGCAAGGAGCTGGCGCGGCTTCGCAAAGAGAATGAGATTTTGCGCCAGGAGCGCGACCTTCTAAAAAAAGCAGCCGCCTTCTTCG GCGCGGGAGACCACGAAATGATATTTCGGGTCATCGATGCGGAGAAGGCCACCGTTCCTGTCCGCCGCAGTTGCGCCCTGTTCGGCGTCAGCATGAGCGGCTTTTACGCCTGGAAGGGCCGTGCGCCCAGCCGTCGTCAGAAGGATGACCTGGTGCTTCTGGCGCATATCCGGTCGCAGTTCGCCACGTCGCATGAAACCTATGGCAGCCCGCGTATGACGGTCGAATTGCAGGAAGACGGCGTCGAGGTCGGGCGCCATCGCGTTGCCCGTCTGATGCGCGACAACGGTTTGAAGGCCTTGCAGACAAGGCGTTATAAGAAAACGACCGACAGCCATCATGGCGGGCCTGTGGCGCCCAATATTCTGGATCAGGACTTTGAGGCGTCAGCGCCTGACCAGAAATGGGGTGTCGATATCAGCTATATCTGGACGGCGGAGGGTTGGCTTTACCTGGCGATCGTGCTCGATCTTTATTCCCGCCGGATTATCGGCTGGTCGGTCAGCGACCGGTTGAAGAAGGATCTTGCCCTCAATGCCCTGCAACGCGCCATCGCCATACGCAGACCGCCGCGTGGCGTTATTCACCACTCCGACCGCGGCAGCCAATATTGTTCCGAGGCCTACCAAAAGCTCTTGACGGGCCGAGGCTTTATCCTGTCCATGTCGGGCAAGGGCAACTGTTATGACAATGCGATGGTCGAGACGGTGTTCAAGACCATCAAATCCGAGCTGATATGGCGGACGGCCTACAGATCCCGCCAGCAGGCAGAAGCCGAGATATCCCAATATATCGACGGCTTC
- a CDS encoding undecaprenyl-phosphate glucose phosphotransferase — MNVAFNAPVNAATALSSDPEDRRGPFRPEKLVSARLRRSGGMSVRLFRSLDLIALLILTLIAAMPATHGHWLRAPLGDVLPFIAAAAALATGLNMFGLYRFGRNENPIHHLAKLAFALAIALIAGLLFALLPTGRAALMNGLTNWAAMTAAGFAALHLLWWSAVRRWRKQGRLTPNIVIVGATRHARKLIEAATLQRDVNILGIFDDRMARNPHSVAGVPVLGDVQSLLGHKITPFVDQIVVAIDTSAKARLKDIVEKLRSLPNQVALLVDVDNDYERNAALSRLSDLPLARISGISEDERKEMIKRAEDLVVGTLALLIFAPVMLAVAIAIKLDSPGPVFFRQRRHGFNNEAIRVWKFRSMHTHLTDHTAQQQVMKGDPRVTRIGRFIRKTSLDELPQLFNVLAGEMSLVGPRPHAIGMKTGPDESARLVAEYAWRHRMKPGMTGWAQINGSRGAMDLPEDVRRRIAFDVDYIERHSLWLDLWIMAMTIPCLLGDAKTVR, encoded by the coding sequence ATGAACGTCGCCTTTAACGCCCCCGTCAACGCCGCCACGGCCCTCAGCAGCGATCCCGAAGATCGCCGCGGGCCGTTCCGGCCGGAAAAGCTCGTCTCGGCGCGGTTGCGGCGGTCGGGCGGCATGTCGGTGCGGCTTTTCCGCAGCCTCGACCTGATCGCCCTGCTTATTCTGACCCTCATCGCCGCCATGCCCGCCACCCACGGCCACTGGCTGCGCGCGCCTCTGGGTGATGTTTTGCCGTTCATCGCCGCCGCCGCCGCCCTGGCCACCGGCCTGAACATGTTCGGTCTCTATCGCTTCGGCCGCAACGAAAACCCCATTCACCATCTGGCGAAACTGGCCTTCGCTCTGGCTATCGCCCTGATCGCCGGTCTGCTTTTCGCCCTGTTGCCGACCGGGCGCGCCGCTTTGATGAACGGACTGACCAACTGGGCCGCCATGACTGCCGCCGGGTTCGCCGCCCTGCATCTTTTGTGGTGGAGCGCAGTCAGGCGCTGGCGCAAACAGGGCCGGCTGACGCCCAATATCGTCATTGTCGGCGCCACGCGCCATGCCCGCAAGCTGATCGAAGCCGCCACCCTACAGCGCGACGTCAATATTCTCGGCATTTTCGACGACCGCATGGCGCGCAATCCGCACAGCGTGGCCGGTGTGCCGGTGCTGGGCGATGTGCAGTCCCTGCTCGGCCACAAGATCACGCCCTTCGTCGATCAAATCGTGGTGGCCATCGACACCTCGGCCAAGGCGCGCCTGAAGGACATTGTTGAAAAACTGCGCAGCCTGCCCAATCAGGTGGCCCTGCTGGTCGATGTCGATAATGATTATGAACGCAATGCCGCCCTGTCGCGTCTGTCCGATCTGCCGCTGGCGCGCATTTCCGGCATTTCCGAAGACGAACGCAAGGAGATGATCAAACGCGCCGAAGATCTGGTCGTCGGCACCCTGGCCCTGCTCATTTTCGCGCCCGTCATGCTGGCCGTGGCCATCGCCATCAAGCTCGACAGCCCCGGCCCGGTCTTCTTCCGCCAGCGCCGCCACGGCTTCAACAACGAAGCCATCCGCGTCTGGAAATTCCGCTCGATGCACACCCACCTGACCGACCATACCGCCCAGCAGCAGGTGATGAAAGGCGATCCGCGCGTCACCCGTATCGGGCGCTTCATCCGCAAGACCTCGCTCGACGAACTGCCGCAGCTTTTCAATGTGCTGGCGGGCGAAATGTCGCTGGTGGGGCCGCGCCCTCACGCTATCGGCATGAAGACCGGCCCCGATGAAAGCGCGCGCCTCGTGGCCGAATATGCCTGGCGGCACCGCATGAAACCCGGCATGACCGGTTGGGCGCAGATCAATGGCTCGCGCGGCGCGATGGACCTGCCCGAAGACGTGCGCCGCCGCATCGCCTTCGATGTCGATTATATCGAACGCCATTCCTTGTGGCTCGATCTGTGGATCATGGCCATGACCATCCCCTGCCTGCTCGGCGACGCGAAGACGGTGCGCTGA
- a CDS encoding lipopolysaccharide biosynthesis protein: protein MFSRGLWGYLPANILQGLIGFATLMVFTRVLTPEAYGIYALTFGVSSLAQTAFFTWIEASMARFYPAHARDDTEAPVLYGTLYRLFIGVALLFGAVCITGLVLWPAHTPSAHALKTAIALGLGSVVARSLAKLVQEQRKSEGRVAMAAMIDMSQTVGAFVIGVGCALAGVGGASPVLGGGLIALFLLPFIVREDWGRAIRGRFERAQAVQFAYYGFPVSASLILTLALYTADRFLIAHFLNDAEAGAYHAGFSLASRILDVLFIWFGAAGAPAMVHALENGGEAALKATARHQLRTIAFVLFPAVGGLVMVAPSLGGLLIGEGLRDQALGVTPLIALGALFSGLNTYYFLQAFTLARKTRLLVAAMSVPAISNIGLNLALIPVMGLQGAALASAISFGLGLAASWGLGLNTLRLPVPLTDLAKTAACVLVMMAVLAVMPRWGGIAELAAKSLTGMAIYGALAWLLDLNDMRAPTLAIINRLRAKVFARATS, encoded by the coding sequence ATGTTCTCGCGTGGTCTATGGGGCTATCTGCCCGCCAACATCCTGCAAGGCCTGATCGGTTTCGCCACGCTGATGGTGTTCACGCGCGTGCTGACGCCCGAAGCCTACGGCATCTATGCCCTGACCTTCGGCGTGTCCAGTCTGGCCCAGACTGCCTTCTTCACCTGGATCGAAGCCTCGATGGCGCGTTTCTATCCCGCCCATGCCCGCGATGATACCGAAGCCCCGGTGCTTTATGGCACCCTGTACCGCCTGTTCATCGGCGTGGCGCTGCTGTTCGGGGCGGTCTGCATTACCGGCCTTGTGTTATGGCCCGCCCACACGCCGTCTGCCCACGCGCTGAAAACGGCCATAGCGCTGGGCCTCGGCAGCGTGGTCGCGCGCTCACTGGCCAAGCTGGTGCAGGAACAGCGCAAATCCGAAGGCCGCGTGGCGATGGCCGCCATGATCGATATGAGCCAGACGGTCGGCGCATTCGTGATCGGCGTCGGCTGCGCGCTGGCGGGCGTGGGCGGCGCATCGCCCGTGCTGGGTGGGGGCCTGATCGCGCTGTTTTTACTGCCCTTTATCGTGCGCGAAGACTGGGGCCGCGCCATTCGTGGCCGTTTTGAGCGCGCTCAGGCCGTGCAATTCGCCTATTACGGCTTCCCCGTTTCGGCCAGCCTCATCCTGACTCTGGCGCTCTATACTGCCGACCGTTTCCTGATCGCCCATTTCCTCAATGATGCCGAGGCCGGGGCCTATCATGCCGGTTTTTCGCTGGCCTCGCGCATCCTGGATGTGTTGTTCATCTGGTTTGGCGCGGCAGGCGCACCGGCCATGGTTCATGCCTTGGAAAACGGCGGCGAAGCGGCATTGAAGGCCACGGCCCGCCACCAGTTGCGCACCATAGCCTTTGTGCTGTTTCCGGCTGTGGGCGGACTGGTGATGGTGGCCCCTTCGCTGGGCGGCCTGCTGATCGGCGAAGGCCTGCGCGATCAGGCGCTTGGCGTCACGCCGCTGATTGCGCTGGGCGCGCTGTTTTCCGGCCTCAACACCTATTATTTCCTGCAAGCCTTCACACTTGCCCGCAAAACCCGCCTACTGGTGGCGGCCATGAGCGTGCCCGCCATCTCCAATATCGGCCTCAACCTCGCTCTCATCCCGGTCATGGGGCTGCAAGGCGCGGCGCTGGCCTCGGCCATCTCTTTCGGGCTCGGCCTCGCCGCCTCATGGGGCCTTGGCCTCAACACCCTGCGCCTGCCGGTGCCGCTGACAGACCTCGCCAAGACGGCGGCTTGCGTCCTCGTCATGATGGCGGTGCTGGCCGTCATGCCGCGCTGGGGCGGCATCGCCGAACTGGCCGCCAAGAGCCTGACCGGCATGGCCATCTATGGTGCATTAGCGTGGCTGCTCGATCTCAACGACATGCGCGCGCCTACGCTTGCCATCATCAACCGCCTGCGCGCCAAGGTCTTCGCCAGGGCAACATCATGA